Below is a window of Rhizobium jaguaris DNA.
CGAAGGAAAGTGATGGCCGTCCGCATTATCTCGTCGTCAACGCCGACGAGTCTGAGCCGGGCACCTGCAAGGACCGCGATATCATGCGCCACGATCCGCATACGCTGATCGAAGGCTGCGTTATTGCCGGCTTCGCCATGGGCGCCCACACCGCCTATATCTATGTCCGTGGCGAATACATGCGCGAGCGCGAAGCCCTGCAGGCAGCCATCGACGAGTGCTACGATGCCGGTCTTCTGGGCAAAAACAACAAGCTCGGCTGGGATTTTGATGTTTTCGTTCATCATGGCGCCGGCGCTTATATCTGCGGCGAAGAAACCGCGCTGCTCGAAAGCCTCGAAGGCAAGAAAGGCCAGCCGCGTCTGAAGCCGCCGTTCCCGGCCAACATGGGTCTCTACGGCTGCCCGACCACCGTCAACAACGTCGAATCGATCGCCGTTGCGCCAACGATTCTGCGTCGCGGCGCTGCCTGGTTCTCCTCCTTCGGCCGTCCGAACAATGTCGGCACGAAGCTGTTCATGCTTTCCGGGCACGTCAATCGTCCGTGCACGGTCGAAGAAACGATGGGCATTACGTTCCGCGAACTGGTCGAGAAGCACGGCGGCGGCATTCGTGGCGGCTGGGACAATCTGCTTGCCGTTATCCCCGGTGGCGCGTCGTGCCCGGTCGTTCCGGCGGCCGACATCATCGACTGCCCGATGGATTTCGACGGTCTGCGCGAGGTCAAGTCCTCCTTCGGTACGGCGGCTGCGATCGTCATGGACAAGTCGACCGACATCATCAAGGCGATCGCCCGCATCTCGGCCTTCTTCAAGCATGAAAGCTGCGGCCAGTGCACGCCGTGCCGCGAAGGCACGGGCTGGATGTGGCGCGTGCTGGAACGCATGGCTCGGGGCAATGCGCAGAAGCGCGAAATCGACATGCTGTTCCAGGTGACCAAGCAGATCGAAGGCCATACCATCTGTGCGCTCGGCGACGCCGCCGCGTGGCCGGTACAGGGCCTGATCCGCAACTTCCGCCCGGAAATCGAAAAGCGCATCGACCAATATACGGCCAATGCGACGAGCCACGGTGCGGTGCTGGAAGCGGCCGAGTAAGGAGCGATGATGGCGAAGACCACAGATACCAGGCAGAATAGCGGAGCGGCCGATGCATCGGCTGATCTCAGCCGTATTGCCGCGGATATGCTGCGGAATTCGCCTGTTTTGCCGATCCACCCGTTGATGTCGCATCCGGCGGCCGCATTTGCTGCCGCGACCGCGATTGGGTTCGGCTTCTCGTCGCAGATGGCGGGCGCGTTCTTCGGCGCGCTGCAAGGTGCGGTCGAGGCGACCAACAAGCTCGCTGTCGCGCTTGACGAGAAGAACAGTGCTTCTGCTGAGCCGAAGCCGGTAGCAAAGAGCGATGGGGCAGGAGAGGTGACGGCGTCGCGCGTTGCCAAGCCGGTCGAAGCAAAGCCGACGGATGTAAAGAAGACCGAACCAAAGTCCGTCGCGGCGAAAGCTACGCCAGCGAAAGTGCCGGCCAAATCCAGGGCCAAGGCCAAGGTCGTTGCTGCTGAACCGGTCGCGGCAAAGCCGGCAGCGGTGCCTGTGCGTAGCCGCAAGGCCGCCGCGAGGGCGGATGACCTGAAGCGGATTTCGGGCATCGGTCCGAAGTTGGAGCAGGTTCTGAACGGGCGCGGCATCCAGCGCTTTGCCGATATCGCTGCCTGGAACGAGGCGGATATCGAGCGGATCGATGCGGAATTCGGTTTCGATGGCCGTATCAAACGCGACGATTGGGTTGGCCAGGCGAGAGCGCTCCAGCCGAAAGGCCGGAGTTGAGAATTTTCTTTGGCCGTGCCTAAGCAGCCGAAGAGCGTGAACTAAAGCGGTGAGCATGTTGTGGGCGCGGCCTGCGATGTTTCAGCCGAGGTGCTGATCTTGTGGGGGCAAGGTTCGGCAAAGGTGATTGTGAGCAAGACCGGTGCCACGCGGCTCAAATGCCGTGCCGGTGGCGAGACGGTATTGCGATCATGAAATTGTCTGTGGCCAGGTTCGGCGGCAGACGTGACATAGGACTGAGTGGACGATGGCAAAACTGAAGATTGACGGTAAAGAGATCGAAGTTCCGGATCACTACACGCTTATCCAGGCGTGCGAGGAAGCCGGCGCCGAAGTCCCGCGCTTCTGCTTCCATGAACGACTGTCGGTGGCTGGCAATTGCCGCATGTGCCTCGTCGAGGTGAAGGGTGGCCCGCCGAAGCCGCAGGCCTCCTGCGCCATGGGCGTGCGCGACATCCGCGGCGGCCCGAACGGCGAGCTTCCGGAAGTCTTCACCAACACGCCGATGGTCAAAAAGGCCCGCGAAGGCGTGATGGAGTTCCTGCTGATCAACCACCCGCTGGATTGCCCGATCTGCGATCAGGGCGGCGAATGCGACCTGCAGGACCAGGCCATGGCCTTCGGCATCGATAGTTCGCGCTATCAGGAAGACAAGCGCGCCGTCGAAGACAAGTATATCGGCCCGCTCGTC
It encodes the following:
- a CDS encoding 5' DNA nuclease, producing MAKTTDTRQNSGAADASADLSRIAADMLRNSPVLPIHPLMSHPAAAFAAATAIGFGFSSQMAGAFFGALQGAVEATNKLAVALDEKNSASAEPKPVAKSDGAGEVTASRVAKPVEAKPTDVKKTEPKSVAAKATPAKVPAKSRAKAKVVAAEPVAAKPAAVPVRSRKAAARADDLKRISGIGPKLEQVLNGRGIQRFADIAAWNEADIERIDAEFGFDGRIKRDDWVGQARALQPKGRS
- the nuoF gene encoding NADH-quinone oxidoreductase subunit NuoF, whose translation is MLQDQDRIFTNIYGLKDKSLKGAMSRGHWDGTKQILEKGRDWIVNEMKASGLRGRGGAGFPTGLKWSFMPKESDGRPHYLVVNADESEPGTCKDRDIMRHDPHTLIEGCVIAGFAMGAHTAYIYVRGEYMREREALQAAIDECYDAGLLGKNNKLGWDFDVFVHHGAGAYICGEETALLESLEGKKGQPRLKPPFPANMGLYGCPTTVNNVESIAVAPTILRRGAAWFSSFGRPNNVGTKLFMLSGHVNRPCTVEETMGITFRELVEKHGGGIRGGWDNLLAVIPGGASCPVVPAADIIDCPMDFDGLREVKSSFGTAAAIVMDKSTDIIKAIARISAFFKHESCGQCTPCREGTGWMWRVLERMARGNAQKREIDMLFQVTKQIEGHTICALGDAAAWPVQGLIRNFRPEIEKRIDQYTANATSHGAVLEAAE